A region from the Oculatellaceae cyanobacterium genome encodes:
- a CDS encoding FGGY-family carbohydrate kinase, which produces MTNDQKIAFFTQTTGEPFYLGIDFGTSGARAIVIDTAGAIQTEAQYPFTQSNTDLAAIWQTALFNLIEQISPEVKSKIKAIAINGTSSTVLLCDAAGKPVDTPILYNDARGVAVRDKLTEIAPPNHTVLSATSSLAKLLWWWKCRDVIYNASTYFLHQSDWLAFLLHGKLGVSDYHNALKLGYDVENLCYPTWLENQPFSKLLPKVLSPGTPVSEITPDIANRFNLPSDCIVCTGTTDSIAAFIASGANFPGEAVTSLGSTLVIKLLSNTRIDDASYGIYSHRLGDLWLVGGASNTGGAVLRQFFTDAELENLSKEIDANKESPLDYYPLLKEGDRFPINDPNLAPKLEPRPDSPVEFLHGLLESIARIEALGYQRLQQLGATQLTCVYTAGGGAKNPTWTNIRARHLQVPIIPPRQTAAAYGTALLALRKSPNTAFSS; this is translated from the coding sequence ATGACCAATGACCAAAAAATAGCATTTTTTACCCAAACTACGGGAGAACCTTTTTATCTCGGTATTGATTTCGGTACTTCCGGCGCACGCGCTATAGTTATTGATACAGCAGGCGCTATTCAAACTGAAGCGCAATATCCTTTTACACAATCAAATACAGATTTAGCTGCAATTTGGCAAACAGCTTTATTTAACTTAATCGAGCAAATTTCCCCAGAAGTTAAAAGTAAGATTAAAGCCATAGCTATTAACGGCACTTCCTCCACAGTTTTACTCTGCGATGCTGCTGGTAAACCTGTTGATACACCCATCTTATATAACGATGCGCGGGGTGTAGCAGTAAGGGATAAATTAACAGAAATTGCACCACCAAACCATACAGTATTAAGCGCAACTTCTAGTCTTGCTAAACTTTTATGGTGGTGGAAATGTAGAGACGTTATATATAATGCCTCTACATATTTTTTGCACCAATCAGACTGGTTAGCTTTTCTGTTACATGGCAAGCTAGGTGTTAGTGATTATCATAATGCTTTAAAACTAGGTTATGATGTCGAAAATCTCTGCTATCCCACTTGGCTAGAAAATCAACCTTTTAGTAAGTTATTACCTAAAGTTTTATCCCCAGGAACTCCAGTTAGTGAAATAACCCCAGATATTGCTAATCGGTTTAATTTACCTTCAGACTGTATTGTATGTACTGGCACTACTGATAGTATTGCTGCATTTATCGCCAGTGGTGCTAACTTTCCTGGGGAAGCTGTTACTTCGCTTGGTTCTACGTTAGTAATAAAACTATTAAGTAATACCCGTATAGATGATGCCAGCTATGGTATTTATAGTCATCGTTTAGGAGACTTATGGCTAGTTGGTGGCGCTTCTAATACTGGTGGCGCAGTATTGCGACAGTTTTTTACTGATGCTGAGTTAGAAAATCTGAGTAAAGAAATTGATGCAAATAAAGAAAGTCCTCTGGATTATTATCCCTTATTAAAAGAGGGCGATCGCTTCCCCATTAATGACCCAAACTTAGCCCCAAAATTAGAACCACGCCCAGACTCTCCTGTAGAATTCCTGCATGGTTTACTCGAAAGTATCGCCCGTATTGAAGCATTAGGTTATCAGAGGTTACAACAACTAGGCGCTACCCAACTTACTTGCGTTTATACAGCAGGTGGTGGTGCAAAAAATCCAACTTGGACAAATATTCGCGCCCGTCATCTCCAAGTACCTATAATCCCGCCACGGCAGACCGCCGCCGCCTATGGTACAGCTTTATTAGCATTGCGGAAAAGTCCTAATACAGCATTTAGCAGTTAG
- a CDS encoding 3'-5' exonuclease, whose protein sequence is MTQTTDYLSHLNLSQRRAVEHFCGPLLVVAGAGSGKTRALTYRIANLILKQRVDPANILAVTFTNKAAREMKDRIQKLFAQQQAQEQYGRPWEALTNEQQTRLRSRVYNSFIKDLWIGTFHSLFSRILRFDIEKYQDEKGRRWNKNFSIFDESDVQSLIKEIVTKQLNLDDKKFEPRAVRSVISSAKNQGLSPKEFEATEINYRGRIIAEVYSIYQNKLAENNALDFDDLIFVPVKVFQQNEHILGYWHRKFHHILVDEYQDTNRIQYELIRLLSTNGETNKNNWDWNNRSIFVVGDVDQCQPPGSKVLTSEGYLPIEKLNPQQHWLVSYNRSTSDFVGLKGGLRFGKATRDFAGKLVIVKAGGKKTRCTPNHRWPIKWVNHENNKYHIVYLMRRGELYRVGSCPLFTSNGKLELWQLAKQEKADAAWILSSVDKADRATEKVSAIANDYGISTTTFEVNNDISSEDSLALVQDCLLHYGKDLNYPIYTPEIAFKRNPTASQIDIEAANLVSGIMMIAVEKDSKELIWETISSIQQEDYTGSVYSLKVDKHYVYFTDGLLTHNSIYSFRGADYTVLLEFQDDFGDGLPDDDTRTMIKLEENYRSRENILQAANKLIENNTQRIDKILKATREAGEQIYCYKADDEIAEAEFVINQIRSLKRQDAEIDWGDFAILYRTNAQSRAMEDALVRCGIPYTIVGGLKFYDRKEIKDAIAYLRVIVNPADTVSLLRIINTPRRGIGKASIDAVAAVAQELSVPLWEILQDETSVKTLAGRAAKQITSFVELISHWQKQLDTLSALDIVQGVMKDSDYIQDLQKQGTDEADNRLENIQELYNAVQQFEEENEDSKLETFLQSASLSSDLDNLQEGDSRISLMTLHSAKGLEFPIVFLVGLEQGLLPHTRSLNDPVALEEERRLCYVGITRAQERLYLSHACERRLWGSREPAIRSQFLKELPSEFVSSNVAAAVPRRISQQKSNFTSEVSNGTSQNWKVGDQVLHPSFGSGEITHVFGTEKKVSVAVKFANLGQKIIDPKIGRLQRLE, encoded by the coding sequence ATGACTCAAACTACTGACTACCTTAGCCATCTCAACCTATCTCAACGTCGCGCTGTGGAACACTTTTGCGGCCCCTTACTTGTGGTTGCGGGGGCTGGTTCCGGTAAAACTAGGGCGCTGACCTATCGGATTGCAAATTTGATTCTCAAGCAGCGCGTTGATCCAGCAAACATCCTAGCCGTGACTTTTACTAACAAGGCGGCGCGGGAGATGAAAGATAGAATTCAAAAGTTGTTTGCTCAACAACAAGCCCAGGAACAATATGGTAGACCTTGGGAAGCATTGACAAATGAGCAGCAAACGAGATTGCGATCGCGTGTTTACAATTCGTTTATAAAAGACCTCTGGATTGGTACATTCCACAGTTTGTTTAGCCGCATTCTTAGGTTTGATATTGAGAAATATCAGGACGAGAAAGGACGACGTTGGAATAAGAATTTTTCTATTTTTGATGAATCTGATGTTCAAAGTTTAATTAAAGAAATTGTAACTAAGCAACTTAACTTGGATGACAAGAAGTTTGAACCTCGCGCGGTTCGTTCTGTCATCAGTAGTGCTAAAAACCAAGGGTTATCACCTAAAGAATTTGAAGCAACAGAAATTAATTATCGTGGTCGCATAATCGCTGAAGTTTACAGTATTTATCAAAATAAATTGGCTGAGAATAATGCTTTAGATTTTGATGATTTGATTTTTGTTCCTGTTAAGGTTTTTCAACAAAACGAACATATATTAGGATATTGGCATCGTAAGTTCCATCATATTTTAGTAGATGAATATCAAGATACTAATAGAATTCAATATGAGTTGATTAGATTATTATCCACTAATGGAGAAACTAATAAAAACAATTGGGATTGGAATAATAGATCTATTTTTGTGGTGGGAGATGTAGATCAATGTCAGCCTCCAGGTAGCAAAGTACTAACCAGTGAGGGATATTTACCAATTGAAAAGTTGAATCCTCAGCAACATTGGTTAGTAAGTTATAACAGAAGTACTTCTGATTTTGTTGGTTTGAAAGGCGGATTAAGGTTTGGTAAAGCGACACGGGATTTTGCTGGCAAGCTAGTTATAGTTAAAGCTGGAGGTAAAAAGACTCGTTGTACCCCCAATCATCGTTGGCCAATTAAGTGGGTTAACCATGAAAATAATAAGTATCATATAGTTTATTTGATGCGACGTGGAGAATTGTACCGCGTTGGCTCTTGTCCTTTATTTACTAGCAATGGTAAGCTGGAATTATGGCAGCTTGCAAAGCAAGAAAAAGCGGATGCTGCTTGGATTTTATCGAGTGTAGATAAAGCAGATCGTGCTACTGAGAAGGTTTCAGCAATTGCTAATGATTATGGTATTTCTACAACTACATTTGAAGTAAATAATGACATTAGTAGTGAGGATTCACTAGCATTAGTCCAAGATTGTTTATTGCACTATGGCAAAGACTTAAATTATCCGATTTATACACCTGAGATTGCATTTAAGCGTAATCCAACAGCCAGCCAGATAGATATAGAAGCAGCTAATCTCGTGTCTGGAATTATGATGATTGCTGTAGAAAAGGATAGTAAAGAATTAATTTGGGAAACAATCAGCAGTATTCAGCAGGAAGATTACACTGGATCTGTATATAGTTTAAAGGTAGATAAACACTATGTTTATTTTACTGATGGACTGCTAACCCATAATTCTATATATAGTTTTCGTGGCGCAGATTATACTGTTTTACTAGAATTTCAAGATGATTTTGGCGACGGGTTACCCGATGATGATACCCGCACAATGATCAAGTTGGAGGAAAATTATCGTTCTAGAGAAAATATACTCCAAGCTGCTAATAAGTTGATTGAAAATAACACGCAGCGCATTGATAAGATTCTTAAGGCAACACGGGAAGCTGGGGAGCAAATTTATTGTTATAAAGCGGATGATGAGATAGCGGAAGCTGAATTTGTAATTAATCAAATTCGCAGTTTAAAACGGCAAGATGCGGAGATTGATTGGGGTGATTTTGCAATTCTTTACCGTACAAATGCCCAGTCTCGTGCGATGGAAGATGCGCTAGTACGCTGTGGAATTCCATATACGATAGTTGGAGGGTTAAAGTTTTACGATCGCAAAGAAATTAAAGATGCGATCGCATATTTGCGAGTAATCGTTAATCCTGCGGATACAGTCAGTTTATTGCGAATAATTAACACTCCGCGTCGTGGGATTGGTAAAGCTAGTATTGATGCTGTTGCTGCTGTTGCCCAAGAATTAAGCGTACCTTTGTGGGAAATTTTGCAAGATGAAACATCTGTTAAAACTTTAGCTGGACGTGCGGCTAAACAGATTACCAGTTTTGTAGAACTAATTAGTCACTGGCAAAAACAACTGGATACGCTTTCAGCTTTGGATATTGTTCAGGGTGTAATGAAGGATTCTGATTATATTCAAGATTTACAAAAGCAAGGCACTGATGAAGCTGATAACCGCTTAGAAAATATTCAGGAATTATATAATGCAGTTCAGCAATTTGAGGAAGAGAACGAAGATTCTAAATTAGAAACATTTCTCCAAAGTGCTTCTCTATCTTCTGATTTAGATAACTTGCAAGAGGGAGATTCACGTATATCTTTGATGACTCTACATTCTGCCAAAGGATTAGAGTTTCCTATAGTATTTTTGGTAGGGTTAGAGCAAGGGTTACTGCCTCATACTCGGAGTTTAAATGATCCAGTAGCGTTAGAAGAAGAGCGACGGCTTTGTTATGTGGGGATTACTCGCGCCCAAGAACGACTATATCTTAGTCATGCGTGTGAACGTCGCCTTTGGGGTTCTCGCGAACCTGCAATTCGTTCTCAGTTTTTGAAAGAATTACCTAGTGAATTTGTGTCTAGTAATGTTGCGGCTGCTGTTCCTAGAAGAATTAGCCAGCAAAAAAGCAATTTTACCAGTGAAGTTTCAAATGGTACAAGTCAAAATTGGAAAGTAGGGGATCAAGTTCTCCATCCTAGTTTTGGAAGTGGTGAAATTACTCATGTTTTTGGGACAGAAAAAAAAGTTTCTGTAGCTGTGAAATTTGCGAATCTTGGTCAAAAAATTATTGATCCTAAGATTGGTAGGTTGCAACGATTGGAATAG
- a CDS encoding tetratricopeptide repeat protein — translation MTDENWQGINLKGGNPTIKDNVINFISSERERVKSNPPQSIPYTGVANFVGRQQELETLHQALQKRDRVAISAVAGMGGIGKTELATQYAREYQNDYPGGICWLTARNANLAVEIVRFVTLKMNLKIPPELAGKPLTLQQQVDFCWDKWQPPEGLVLVVLDDVNDWRNCRDILPNVNRFRVLITTRRRNIDPNLVEEISLEVLSTDAAVELLTSLLGKKDKRVQTAPQTATDLCERLGNLPLGLHLVGQYLANDPDLSLAEMLNRLRLQDEALNPPEQQLQQSVSLAQRGVKAAFELSWQELDLNTQKVAEFLSLFAPSIIPWELVEFINESLNWEGTALNQAKKQLYKLHFIERVEAKDGYYKTHPLIREFLQEKLANSKQADELTQAFATTFVKIAQKIPDAPTLKLIASIKDVIPHLEEVANYLTNFLKDEDLISSFIGVTRYYQSQGLYDLAEPWEEKCLSAAKNRFGNDHPDVAARLNNLALLYSSQGHYSEAEPLYLQALELMQRLLGNDHPSVAASLNNLAGLYKSQGRYSEAEPLYLQALELTQRLLGNNHPDVATGLNNLALLYSSQKRYSEAEPLYLQASELWQRLLGNDHPDIATSLNNLAGLYYSQGRYAEAEPLFLQALELCERVLGVNHPNTVNIRKNLAYLQAQRSRKNSSQRSWQQKISHFISHLINKIREFLRRPRN, via the coding sequence ATGACTGATGAAAATTGGCAGGGGATAAACCTCAAAGGCGGAAATCCGACTATTAAAGATAATGTTATCAACTTTATTTCGTCCGAACGGGAACGGGTAAAGTCAAATCCTCCACAATCTATTCCATATACAGGTGTCGCCAATTTTGTTGGACGACAACAAGAACTTGAAACACTCCATCAAGCGTTGCAAAAACGGGATAGAGTGGCAATTTCTGCTGTAGCGGGGATGGGAGGAATTGGTAAAACTGAACTAGCGACGCAATACGCAAGAGAATATCAAAATGATTATCCTGGTGGAATTTGTTGGTTAACAGCTAGAAATGCAAATCTGGCGGTAGAAATTGTGCGATTTGTCACCCTGAAAATGAATTTAAAAATCCCGCCTGAGTTGGCGGGAAAACCCCTAACTCTTCAGCAACAGGTAGACTTCTGTTGGGATAAATGGCAACCACCAGAAGGGTTAGTATTAGTTGTCTTAGATGATGTTAATGATTGGAGAAATTGTCGAGATATTCTGCCAAATGTTAACCGCTTCCGAGTGTTGATTACAACCCGAAGACGAAATATTGATCCGAATTTAGTCGAAGAAATTTCCTTAGAGGTACTGTCAACGGATGCTGCGGTGGAATTGTTGACATCATTGTTAGGTAAAAAAGACAAGCGAGTTCAAACAGCACCACAGACAGCCACAGATTTATGTGAACGTCTGGGAAATCTGCCCTTAGGTTTGCATTTAGTTGGGCAATATTTAGCCAATGATCCCGATTTATCTTTAGCAGAAATGTTAAATCGGTTGCGGCTGCAAGATGAAGCACTTAATCCGCCAGAACAGCAATTACAACAAAGTGTCAGTTTGGCACAGCGAGGTGTAAAAGCTGCCTTTGAGTTAAGCTGGCAAGAACTTGATTTAAACACCCAAAAGGTAGCTGAGTTTTTGAGCTTATTTGCACCCAGTATAATTCCTTGGGAGCTTGTAGAGTTTATAAATGAATCTTTAAATTGGGAAGGAACAGCACTTAATCAAGCAAAAAAGCAATTATATAAACTTCATTTTATTGAACGGGTAGAAGCAAAGGACGGCTACTATAAAACTCATCCTTTAATTCGGGAGTTTTTACAAGAAAAGTTAGCTAATTCTAAACAAGCAGATGAATTAACACAAGCTTTTGCTACCACATTCGTTAAAATTGCTCAAAAAATTCCCGACGCTCCTACTCTAAAGTTGATTGCATCCATTAAAGATGTAATTCCCCATCTAGAGGAAGTCGCTAACTATTTAACTAACTTTCTTAAAGATGAAGATTTAATTTCGTCATTTATTGGTGTAACTAGATATTATCAAAGTCAAGGGTTATATGATTTAGCAGAACCTTGGGAGGAAAAATGTTTATCGGCAGCTAAAAATCGCTTCGGTAATGACCATCCCGATGTGGCAGCTAGACTGAACAATTTGGCATTACTCTACTCCTCGCAAGGACACTACAGTGAAGCGGAACCATTGTATCTGCAAGCTTTAGAATTAATGCAACGCTTATTGGGTAATGACCATCCATCTGTGGCAGCTAGCCTGAACAATTTGGCAGGACTGTACAAATCGCAAGGACGCTACAGTGAAGCGGAACCATTGTATCTGCAAGCTTTAGAATTAACGCAACGCTTATTGGGTAATAACCATCCCGATGTGGCAACGGGTCTGAACAATTTGGCATTACTCTACTCTTCGCAAAAACGCTACAGTGAAGCGGAACCATTGTATCTGCAAGCTTCAGAATTATGGCAACGCTTATTGGGTAATGACCATCCCGATATTGCCACTAGCCTGAACAATTTAGCAGGACTCTACTACTCGCAAGGACGCTACGCTGAAGCCGAACCTTTGTTTCTGCAAGCTTTAGAATTATGTGAGCGTGTTTTGGGTGTCAATCATCCCAATACTGTTAATATCCGTAAAAATCTTGCCTATCTACAAGCGCAAAGAAGCCGTAAAAATTCCAGCCAAAGAAGCTGGCAGCAAAAAATCAGCCATTTTATCAGTCATTTAATTAATAAAATTCGTGAGTTTTTGAGGCGACCCAGGAATTAG
- a CDS encoding P-II family nitrogen regulator — MKKVEAIIRPFKLDEVKIALVNAGIVGMTVSEVRGFGRQKGQTERYRGSEYTVEFLQKLKVEIVVEDNQVDMVVDKIISAARTGEIGDGKIFITPVDQVIRIRTGEKNLEAV, encoded by the coding sequence TTGAAAAAGGTAGAAGCGATTATTCGACCCTTTAAACTAGATGAAGTCAAAATCGCCTTAGTCAATGCTGGCATTGTCGGGATGACAGTTTCTGAAGTTCGGGGCTTCGGACGGCAGAAAGGTCAAACTGAACGCTATCGCGGTTCCGAGTACACTGTTGAGTTCCTACAAAAACTCAAAGTGGAAATCGTTGTAGAAGATAACCAGGTTGACATGGTAGTTGACAAAATCATTTCTGCCGCCCGCACAGGCGAAATTGGGGATGGCAAGATTTTCATCACGCCAGTAGATCAAGTCATCCGTATTCGGACTGGGGAAAAGAACTTGGAGGCGGTTTAA